From the genome of Pseudosulfitobacter sp. DSM 107133, one region includes:
- a CDS encoding MBL fold metallo-hydrolase, translated as MLTRRTVLKTTLAAGAAATMLPLPVLAQTNLTWEFFPAGENGFLRAPVLVKGTSEAVLIDGGFTLSDGQAVADAIKATGLALTTIYVSVNDPDYYFSLAPIKAAFPDARVIAAPDTVAAIKANVAGKIEARGPQLGDNGPQSVEDVVMPEASDVSTLTVDGEEIDIVTINDMHDRRYHWVPSLEAVFGGVLVFGGLHLWIADVPEPEDRAAWVAALDAIIARNPKIVVPGHMTDDWPTDLSGVTFSRDYLIAYEEEFAKAKDSGELIAAMKKRYPDAGLDVALEIGAKVAKGEMTWG; from the coding sequence ATGCTCACCCGTAGAACCGTATTGAAAACAACGCTCGCCGCAGGTGCTGCGGCAACCATGCTGCCCCTGCCCGTTCTGGCCCAAACCAACCTGACCTGGGAATTCTTCCCCGCCGGTGAAAACGGCTTTTTGCGCGCGCCCGTTCTGGTCAAAGGCACCAGCGAAGCCGTGCTGATCGACGGGGGTTTCACATTGTCAGACGGTCAGGCCGTCGCCGATGCCATCAAGGCAACCGGGCTGGCGCTGACCACGATCTATGTCAGCGTCAACGATCCCGACTATTATTTCAGCCTTGCCCCGATCAAGGCCGCCTTCCCCGACGCCCGCGTCATTGCGGCCCCCGACACTGTCGCCGCGATCAAGGCGAATGTGGCCGGCAAGATCGAGGCACGGGGCCCGCAACTGGGTGACAACGGCCCGCAATCGGTCGAAGATGTGGTCATGCCCGAAGCCTCGGACGTCTCGACGCTGACCGTCGATGGCGAAGAAATTGACATCGTCACCATCAATGACATGCACGACCGCCGCTATCACTGGGTGCCCTCGCTTGAAGCGGTCTTTGGTGGCGTGCTTGTCTTTGGCGGGCTGCACCTGTGGATCGCAGATGTGCCCGAACCCGAAGACCGCGCCGCATGGGTCGCCGCGCTTGATGCCATCATCGCACGCAACCCAAAGATCGTCGTGCCCGGCCATATGACGGATGACTGGCCCACCGACCTGTCCGGCGTGACATTCTCGCGCGATTACCTGATCGCCTACGAGGAAGAATTCGCCAAGGCGAAAGACAGCGGCGAACTGATCGCGGCGATGAAAAAGCGCTATCCCGATGCCGGTCTGGACGTGGCGCTTGAGATAGGCGCCAAGGTGGCCAAAGGCGAAATGACCTGGGGCTGA